A single genomic interval of Carassius gibelio isolate Cgi1373 ecotype wild population from Czech Republic chromosome A22, carGib1.2-hapl.c, whole genome shotgun sequence harbors:
- the LOC127943444 gene encoding ubiquitin carboxyl-terminal hydrolase isozyme L5 — MAGSAGEWCLMESDPGVFTELIKGFGCKGAQVEEIWSMEPENFENLKPVHGLIFLFKWQPGEEPAGSIVQDSRLDQIFFAKQVINNACATQAIVSVLLNCTHPDMHLGETLSEFKEFSQSFDAAMKGLALSNSEVIRQVHNSFARQQMFEFDAKSSAKEEDAFHFVSYVPVNGRLYELDGLREGPIDLGVCDQDDWISAVRPVIEKRIQKYSEGEIRFNLMAIVSDRKMIYEKKIVELQAQLAEEEPMDTDQSGNHLSSIQSEIAKYQLLIDEENQKLKRYKVENIRRKHNYLPFIMELLKTLAEYQQLIPLVEKAKEKQSAKKIQEAK, encoded by the exons ATGGCTGGAAGCGCTGGGGAATGGTGTCTCATGGAGAGCGACCCAGGGGTTTTCACAGAGCTGATCAAGGGCTTTG GGTGCAAAGGCGCACAGGTGGAAGAGATATGGAGCATGGAGCCAGAAAACTTTGAAAATCTCAA GCCCGTTCATGGACTGATTTTCCTCTTCAAGTGGCAACCCGGTGAGGAGCCAGCGGGGTCTATAGTTCAAGACTCAAGGCTGGATCAGATCTTCTTCGCCAAGCAG GTCATCAATAATGCTTGTGCGACCCAAGCGATCGTCAGTGTGTTGTTAAACTGTACGCATCCTGATATGCACCTCGGGGAAACGCTGTCCGAGTTTAAAGAGTTTTCACAGAGTTTTGACGCTGCG ATGAAGGGCCTTGCTCTCAGTAACTCTGAAGTGATTCGACAAGTTCACAACAGCTTCGCCAG acaaCAGATGTTTGAGTTTGACGCGAAGTCGTCGGCTAAAGAAGAGGACGCTTTTCATTTTGTGAGCTACGTTCCTGTTAACGGTCGATTGTATGAGTTGGATGGACTTCGTGAAGGACCCATAGACTTGG GTGTGTGTGACCAGGATGATTGGATCAGTGCTGTGCGGCCCGTCATTGAGAAAAGAATACAGAA ATACAGCGAGGGTGAGATTCGATTCAACTTGATGGCCATTGTTTCAGACCGCAAGATGATCTATGAGAAGAAGATCGTTGAACTCCAGGCGCAGCTCGCTGAG GAAGAGCCGATGGACACGGACCAGAGTGGAAATCATCTCAGCTCTATCCAGTCAGAGATCGCCAAGTACCAGCTCCTGATCGATGAAGAGAACCAAAAACTTAAAAGATACAAA gttgAGAACATTAGAAGGAAGCACAACTACCTGCCCTTTATAATGGAGTTACTGAAGACGCTGGCTGAATATCAGCAGCTGATTCCTCTGGTGGAGAAG GCAAAGGAAAAACAAAGTGCCAAAAAAATACAAGAAGCCAAGTAA